A genome region from Yoonia vestfoldensis includes the following:
- a CDS encoding TRAP transporter permease, with protein MTQPVRGDMPPAQAQGDSDAPIVAVAVDEDLPASNQRSFTGSRHLVFAAACAGYTLFHLAVMNLYPLESWTYRLLHLAGGLALGFLLFGAHPVPGTIPGTIPGTIPGKRRGAGDLALLGLAGAGVFYGLAAIAAIWGNWWIFGSAAAPGWAMTSFGLPLTIGTALAVLHGWIFRARRNDRFARSDVLLALATVAAMAYLIFFVRALQMRAGMPMALPSDMWAAITAIILIFEAVRRMAGLALVVIAGVFVGYAFAGPWLPGILAHSGYAPKRFFSYLFTDNGILGAPIAISSTYIILFVVFAAFLQTTRVGAYFVNVAFAMAGHRRGGPAKVAVFSSGLMGMINGTSAGNVVATGSLTIPLMQKVGYRRQTAAAIEAAASTGGQIMPPIMGAGAFIMAEITGIPYMDIVWAALIPAVLYFASIYFMVDLMAQKFAMMGLPRSALPNLAGLMKQAYLFSPIIVLIGALYMGYSVIRCGTLAMMTAAVVSWLTPHRMGPRQLFNALDTGARMTFQLVAVCAAAGIIVGVIALTGIGTRFSALLLGIADQSQLLAMVFSMLVAIVLGMGMPTTAAYAVAASVIAPGLINLGIAPLTAHFFIFYFAVMSAITPPVALAAYAGAALAQSDPMKTSVEAFRIGLAAFVVPYMFFFSDALLLQGGPVATIHVVASALLGIYLLSCGVIGWFFGKAAWPARVLLVASALGMLKAGLLTDLGGLAVAAALLIWQKRAGRTAAPPQAAPTHHRPRH; from the coding sequence ATGACACAACCCGTTCGCGGTGACATGCCCCCAGCGCAGGCCCAAGGCGACAGCGATGCGCCGATTGTCGCCGTCGCGGTGGATGAGGATCTGCCGGCCAGCAATCAGCGCAGTTTCACCGGCAGCCGGCACCTTGTCTTTGCCGCCGCCTGCGCGGGCTATACGCTGTTTCACCTGGCGGTGATGAACCTTTATCCGCTGGAAAGCTGGACCTACCGGCTGTTGCATCTGGCCGGCGGGCTGGCGCTGGGCTTTTTGCTGTTCGGCGCGCATCCGGTCCCCGGAACGATCCCCGGAACGATCCCCGGAACGATCCCTGGCAAAAGGCGCGGGGCGGGCGATCTTGCGCTGCTTGGTCTGGCGGGGGCGGGCGTGTTTTACGGGCTGGCCGCGATTGCGGCGATCTGGGGGAATTGGTGGATTTTCGGCAGTGCCGCCGCACCGGGCTGGGCGATGACCAGTTTCGGTCTGCCGCTGACCATCGGCACTGCGCTGGCGGTGCTGCATGGCTGGATATTCCGCGCCCGGCGCAATGACCGCTTTGCCCGGTCCGATGTGCTGCTGGCCTTGGCGACAGTGGCGGCGATGGCCTATCTTATCTTTTTCGTGCGCGCCTTGCAGATGCGCGCCGGCATGCCGATGGCGCTGCCCTCGGATATGTGGGCGGCGATCACCGCGATCATCCTGATTTTCGAAGCGGTGCGCCGGATGGCGGGGCTGGCGCTGGTGGTGATCGCGGGGGTCTTTGTCGGCTATGCTTTTGCAGGGCCTTGGCTGCCGGGGATACTGGCGCATAGCGGTTACGCGCCCAAGCGGTTCTTTTCCTATCTGTTCACCGATAACGGCATCCTTGGCGCGCCAATCGCGATTTCCTCGACCTATATCATCTTGTTCGTGGTCTTTGCCGCCTTTTTGCAGACCACGCGGGTCGGGGCCTATTTCGTCAATGTGGCCTTTGCCATGGCGGGCCATAGGCGCGGCGGCCCGGCCAAGGTGGCGGTATTTTCCTCGGGGCTGATGGGCATGATCAACGGCACTTCGGCGGGCAATGTGGTCGCGACCGGCAGCCTGACCATCCCGCTGATGCAAAAGGTCGGCTATCGGCGCCAGACCGCCGCGGCAATCGAGGCTGCGGCCTCTACGGGCGGGCAGATCATGCCGCCGATCATGGGGGCAGGGGCCTTTATCATGGCCGAGATCACCGGCATCCCCTATATGGATATCGTCTGGGCCGCGCTGATCCCGGCGGTGCTTTATTTCGCATCGATCTATTTCATGGTCGATCTGATGGCGCAGAAATTCGCGATGATGGGCCTGCCCAGATCGGCGTTGCCCAATCTGGCGGGGCTGATGAAACAAGCCTATCTGTTTTCCCCGATCATCGTGCTGATCGGCGCGCTTTACATGGGCTATTCGGTGATCCGCTGCGGCACTCTGGCGATGATGACGGCGGCTGTCGTCTCTTGGTTGACACCGCATCGGATGGGGCCACGGCAATTGTTCAACGCGCTAGATACCGGCGCAAGGATGACCTTTCAGCTGGTCGCGGTTTGCGCGGCGGCGGGGATTATCGTGGGGGTGATCGCGCTGACCGGCATCGGCACGCGGTTTTCGGCGCTTTTGCTGGGTATTGCGGATCAATCGCAATTGCTGGCGATGGTGTTTTCCATGCTGGTTGCCATCGTGCTGGGGATGGGCATGCCGACCACGGCGGCCTATGCGGTGGCCGCCAGCGTGATCGCGCCCGGCCTGATCAATCTGGGGATCGCACCGCTGACCGCGCATTTCTTTATCTTTTACTTTGCGGTCATGTCCGCCATCACGCCGCCGGTGGCGCTGGCGGCTTATGCCGGTGCGGCGCTGGCGCAATCGGACCCGATGAAGACCAGCGTCGAGGCGTTCCGCATCGGGCTGGCGGCTTTCGTGGTGCCTTATATGTTCTTTTTCTCGGATGCTTTGCTGTTGCAGGGCGGGCCGGTTGCGACGATCCATGTCGTGGCCTCTGCGCTGCTGGGGATCTATCTGTTGTCCTGCGGCGTGATCGGCTGGTTCTTTGGCAAGGCCGCTTGGCCCGCGCGTGTGCTGCTGGTGGCCAGCGCGCTGGGCATGCTCAAGGCCGGTCTGCTGACCGATCTTGGCGGGCTGGCGGTCGCGGCGGCGCTGCTGATCTGGCAAAAGCGGGCGGGCCGGACGGCTGCACCGCCGCAGGCAGCGCCAACACATCATCGGCCACGGCATTGA
- a CDS encoding LysR family transcriptional regulator: MDTHQLRCFLAVADLLHFGRAAQSLDMLPASLGRQIRILEDRLETRLFLRTTRSVALTEAGAAILEDARALVAQADRLDARLRGLRRRQTPVLKVGAIDSAAAGLMPQLLQHLRAAHPAIEVQLVEQKTIHLLPKLLSGSLDIVFCRPPDIRDPRITFRTLFFETAVVALPTDHPLARQPRIAITDLADAPLIVPDRRSRPHSHDLTIKLFLDAGLTARIAQVAEEKHTIVNLVATGTGLAIVPRWTARISVPGVSFVPLEVAPGRTLSKLILAAAWTRGTRDAQRDALLATLDDHLKEIEDSA, encoded by the coding sequence ATGGATACGCATCAATTGCGCTGCTTTCTGGCTGTCGCCGATCTGCTGCATTTCGGGCGCGCGGCGCAATCGCTGGATATGCTGCCCGCCTCGCTGGGTCGCCAGATCCGCATTCTCGAAGACCGGCTGGAAACGCGGCTGTTCCTGCGCACCACGCGGTCGGTCGCTTTGACCGAGGCGGGGGCCGCCATCCTCGAGGATGCGCGCGCGCTGGTGGCGCAGGCCGACCGGCTGGACGCGCGTTTGCGCGGGCTGCGCCGACGCCAGACGCCGGTGCTGAAAGTCGGGGCCATCGACAGCGCGGCGGCAGGGCTGATGCCGCAGCTGTTGCAGCATCTGCGCGCGGCGCATCCCGCGATCGAGGTGCAGCTTGTCGAACAAAAGACCATCCATCTTTTGCCGAAACTGCTTAGCGGCAGCCTGGATATCGTGTTTTGCAGGCCCCCCGATATCCGCGACCCGCGCATCACCTTTCGCACATTGTTCTTTGAAACGGCCGTGGTCGCCTTGCCAACCGATCATCCGCTGGCGCGCCAACCCCGGATCGCGATCACCGATCTGGCGGATGCGCCCCTGATCGTGCCGGACCGCCGGTCGCGGCCGCATTCGCATGACCTGACGATCAAATTGTTCCTTGATGCCGGGCTGACCGCGCGGATCGCGCAGGTGGCGGAAGAAAAACACACGATTGTCAATCTGGTCGCGACCGGCACCGGCCTTGCCATCGTGCCGCGCTGGACGGCGCGGATCTCGGTGCCGGGCGTCAGCTTTGTGCCGCTCGAGGTGGCACCGGGGCGGACATTGTCGAAACTGATCCTGGCGGCGGCCTGGACCCGTGGCACAAGGGATGCGCAGCGCGACGCCTTGCTGGCCACGTTGGATGATCATTTGAAAGAGATCGAAGACAGCGCCTGA
- a CDS encoding TAXI family TRAP transporter solute-binding subunit — MKLNAAATFVAGAMLALPAAAQDRDGWPNSLSISTGSQGGAYFVWGSGLGAMIGERLGLSTSVEVTGGPGQNVVLVETGETLLGFTTTGPAQEIMNGESELMPGVAADQLRALFPMYQTPLQAAVLTASGITSFEDLAGKRVNMGPAAGTSATYWQRYFDATGMNVNASFAGASDAAGQLGDGLIDAFVFAAGLPTGAFSQLAVEQDVVFLSMSDDNIQTFLDAVPSMARFTIPAGTYSGQDNDVATVSMWNFAIANATLPDSLAYEITKLALEDNARMVQIHASAIETLAENWDRNNFMPFHPGAVQYYTEIGINIPENLR; from the coding sequence ATGAAACTGAACGCTGCCGCAACCTTTGTCGCCGGTGCCATGCTGGCACTTCCTGCCGCCGCCCAGGACCGTGACGGCTGGCCCAACAGCCTCAGCATTTCCACCGGATCGCAGGGCGGGGCCTATTTCGTCTGGGGCTCGGGGCTGGGGGCGATGATCGGCGAAAGGCTGGGCCTGTCGACCAGCGTCGAAGTCACCGGCGGCCCCGGTCAGAATGTCGTGCTGGTCGAGACCGGCGAGACGCTTTTGGGGTTCACCACCACCGGCCCCGCCCAAGAAATCATGAATGGCGAAAGCGAATTGATGCCCGGCGTTGCGGCGGATCAGCTGCGCGCGCTGTTCCCGATGTATCAGACCCCGTTGCAGGCTGCGGTGCTGACCGCATCCGGGATCACCAGCTTTGAGGATCTGGCCGGTAAGCGGGTCAATATGGGCCCTGCGGCGGGGACCTCTGCCACCTATTGGCAGCGCTATTTCGACGCCACCGGGATGAACGTCAATGCAAGCTTTGCAGGCGCATCCGATGCGGCAGGGCAATTGGGCGACGGGTTGATCGATGCGTTCGTTTTTGCCGCGGGCCTGCCGACCGGTGCTTTCAGCCAGCTGGCCGTGGAACAGGATGTGGTCTTTTTGTCGATGAGCGATGACAACATCCAGACCTTTCTGGATGCGGTGCCGTCAATGGCGCGCTTTACCATTCCGGCAGGCACCTACAGCGGTCAGGACAATGATGTCGCCACGGTGTCGATGTGGAATTTCGCCATTGCCAATGCGACGCTTCCCGACAGTCTGGCCTATGAGATCACCAAGCTGGCGCTCGAGGATAACGCCCGCATGGTGCAGATCCACGCCTCGGCGATCGAGACGCTGGCGGAAAACTGGGACCGGAACAATTTCATGCCGTTCCATCCCGGTGCGGTGCAATATTACACCGAAATCGGCATCAATATCCCCGAAAACCTGCGCTAA
- a CDS encoding substrate-binding domain-containing protein — protein MFNLKVSASVLAIAAVSATAAAARDEIRVVGSSTVFPYSQAVAEQFSNMIGAPSPIVESTGTGGGMQIFCGGIGEQHADMTGASRAMKSGEFELCQTNGVTDITEIYFGSDGLSIAMSRAADFDWDLTLTEIFLALAAQVPVDGAWADNPYTTWNQINPDLPEVSILAYGPPPTSGTRDAFVELAMHAGCEELDFVKDGGFDSDWVSANCSRMRTDGPFVEAGENDNLIVQRLQADANAMGIFGYSFLFENTDTLKAVQIGGVEPSVDTIASGDYPVSRPLFVYVKNAHRGVIPNLQEFVEEFVSEDAIGFGGYLSERGLVPLADARREQTRDDSINAVTFTME, from the coding sequence ATGTTCAATCTCAAAGTTTCCGCGTCGGTCCTTGCGATCGCCGCCGTTTCCGCCACTGCAGCGGCCGCCCGTGACGAAATCCGCGTTGTTGGTTCGTCCACAGTATTTCCTTACAGCCAAGCCGTTGCTGAACAATTTTCCAATATGATCGGCGCGCCATCGCCCATCGTCGAATCCACCGGCACCGGTGGCGGCATGCAGATTTTCTGCGGCGGTATCGGTGAACAGCATGCTGACATGACCGGCGCATCGCGCGCCATGAAATCGGGTGAATTCGAATTGTGCCAGACCAATGGCGTGACCGATATCACCGAGATCTATTTCGGCTCTGACGGCCTGTCGATTGCCATGTCGCGCGCGGCAGATTTTGACTGGGACCTGACCCTGACAGAAATCTTCCTGGCGCTGGCAGCGCAGGTTCCCGTTGATGGCGCATGGGCCGATAACCCCTATACCACATGGAACCAGATCAACCCCGATCTGCCCGAAGTCAGCATTCTGGCCTATGGCCCCCCACCAACATCGGGCACCCGTGACGCCTTTGTCGAACTGGCGATGCATGCCGGTTGCGAAGAGCTGGATTTCGTCAAGGACGGCGGTTTCGACAGTGATTGGGTCAGCGCAAATTGTTCGCGCATGCGCACCGACGGGCCATTCGTCGAAGCCGGCGAAAACGATAACCTGATCGTGCAGCGCCTGCAGGCGGATGCCAATGCCATGGGTATCTTTGGTTATTCCTTCCTGTTCGAAAACACCGATACGCTGAAAGCTGTCCAGATCGGCGGCGTCGAGCCTTCGGTGGATACAATCGCATCGGGTGATTACCCCGTGTCGCGGCCGCTGTTCGTTTACGTCAAGAACGCCCATCGCGGCGTGATCCCGAACCTGCAGGAATTCGTCGAAGAATTCGTGTCGGAAGATGCAATCGGTTTTGGTGGTTACCTGTCCGAGCGTGGCCTGGTGCCATTGGCCGATGCCCGCCGCGAACAGACCCGCGACGACTCGATCAATGCCGTGACCTTCACGATGGAATAA
- the pstA gene encoding phosphate ABC transporter permease PstA, which produces MADTTHSGAPVPQRTSLTETSAAITKRKRKDLVLQGFGLTAIFIAFSVMFLLFASLISSGYTAFVQTHVTLDVYIDPEEVSVEALPRGGFQDVLQAAILAKVPSADPQTDARNLRGILSNGAQFYLRDRVVADTSLIGQTISITVPVSDPYDQLNKGNIDRATPESQRRLDDQAVGWFDELIAAGAISKPLNFALLTNADSRFPELAGLRGALVGTFWALLVCFVISFPIGIGAAIYLEEFAPKNKVSDFIEVNINNLAAVPSVVFGLLALAVFLNYFGMPRSAPFVGGLTLALMTMPTIIIATRAALKAVPPSIREAALGVGASKQQVVFNHVLPLAMPGILTGTIIGLAQALGETAPLLLIGMNAFITSAASSPFDAATALPTQIFIWADSPERGFVSRTSAAILVLLTFLIFMNGIAIYLRSKFERRW; this is translated from the coding sequence ATGGCTGACACCACCCATAGCGGCGCACCCGTCCCGCAGCGCACATCCCTGACCGAGACATCGGCCGCAATCACCAAGCGCAAGCGCAAGGATCTTGTGTTGCAGGGCTTTGGCCTGACCGCGATCTTCATCGCCTTTTCGGTGATGTTCCTGCTGTTCGCTTCCTTGATCAGCAGCGGCTATACCGCCTTTGTGCAGACCCATGTGACGCTGGATGTCTATATCGACCCCGAAGAGGTCAGCGTCGAGGCCCTGCCCCGTGGCGGGTTCCAGGATGTGCTGCAAGCCGCCATTCTGGCCAAAGTGCCCAGCGCCGACCCGCAAACCGATGCGCGCAATCTGCGAGGCATCCTGTCCAATGGCGCGCAATTCTATCTGCGCGACAGGGTCGTGGCCGACACCAGCCTGATCGGCCAGACGATTTCGATCACGGTGCCGGTATCGGACCCTTATGACCAGCTGAACAAGGGCAATATCGACCGCGCCACCCCGGAATCCCAGCGCCGTCTGGATGATCAGGCCGTCGGATGGTTTGACGAATTGATCGCCGCTGGCGCGATCTCCAAGCCGCTGAATTTCGCGCTGCTGACCAATGCCGACAGCCGCTTTCCGGAACTGGCGGGGCTGCGCGGCGCCTTGGTCGGCACGTTCTGGGCCTTGCTGGTCTGTTTCGTGATTTCCTTTCCCATCGGGATCGGTGCGGCGATCTATCTGGAAGAATTCGCGCCCAAGAACAAAGTTTCCGATTTCATCGAGGTGAATATCAACAACCTTGCCGCCGTGCCATCGGTTGTCTTTGGTCTGCTCGCCCTCGCGGTATTCCTGAATTATTTCGGCATGCCGCGATCGGCCCCTTTCGTGGGCGGGTTGACGCTGGCGCTGATGACCATGCCCACGATCATCATCGCCACGCGCGCCGCGCTGAAGGCCGTGCCGCCGTCGATCCGCGAAGCGGCGCTGGGTGTGGGCGCGTCCAAACAGCAGGTGGTGTTCAACCATGTGCTGCCCCTGGCGATGCCCGGCATCCTGACCGGCACGATCATCGGTCTGGCCCAGGCCCTGGGGGAAACCGCGCCTTTGCTGCTGATCGGGATGAATGCCTTTATCACCTCGGCCGCCTCTTCGCCCTTTGACGCGGCGACCGCCCTGCCCACCCAGATCTTCATCTGGGCCGACAGTCCCGAACGCGGCTTTGTCAGCCGGACCTCTGCTGCTATTCTGGTCTTGCTGACCTTCCTGATCTTCATGAACGGGATCGCCATCTACCTGCGCAGCAAATTTGAACGCCGTTGGTAA
- the pstC gene encoding phosphate ABC transporter permease subunit PstC codes for MTLTAFVILFVLAALAYVLNRRAAAAIVSGGQRLHSLTQFHGLYALLTVLVPVFVILCLFIALKTTAINAMVMGGLPDGVLDGLDTGGVQLVLAEIRSVSRGQIFGTPEAWKIAAADRLVALSYNADILLVVLVGATALGLLLFARWRVSAEFRARQASEGIVLGLMIACSLVAILTTIGIVFALVFEAYRFFQMVSFTEFLFGVNWEPQIPIRADQIAAEGAFGWLPVIVGTMVVGTVAMVLATPVGLLSAIYLNEFAPRKVRSVVKPLLEILAGIPTVVYGFFAILVVAPALRSGGADLGLDISPNTALAAGGVMGIMLIPFISSFADDALAAVPRSLRDGSIALGATRGETMLKVLFPAAIPGIVGGILLAISRAIGETMIVVMAAGLMAKMTINPLDSVTTVTVQIVTLLIGDTAFDNPKTLAAFALGLMLFILTLGINVLALRIVRKYREIYD; via the coding sequence ATGACCTTGACCGCCTTTGTGATCCTTTTCGTGCTTGCCGCTCTGGCCTATGTGCTGAACCGCCGCGCGGCTGCTGCGATCGTCTCTGGGGGGCAAAGGTTACATTCGTTAACCCAATTCCACGGGCTTTATGCCCTGCTGACCGTGCTGGTGCCGGTCTTTGTTATTTTGTGCCTTTTCATCGCGCTGAAAACCACGGCCATCAATGCGATGGTGATGGGCGGTTTGCCCGATGGCGTGCTGGACGGTCTGGATACCGGCGGCGTGCAATTGGTGCTGGCAGAGATCCGGTCCGTGTCGCGCGGCCAGATCTTTGGCACGCCCGAAGCCTGGAAAATCGCCGCGGCGGACCGGCTGGTCGCTTTGTCCTATAACGCCGATATCTTGCTGGTCGTGCTGGTGGGGGCAACCGCGCTGGGCTTGTTGCTTTTCGCGCGCTGGCGCGTCAGCGCAGAATTCCGCGCCCGCCAGGCCAGCGAAGGCATCGTGCTGGGGCTGATGATCGCCTGTTCGCTGGTGGCCATCCTGACCACGATCGGGATCGTTTTCGCGCTGGTCTTCGAGGCCTATCGGTTTTTCCAGATGGTCTCTTTCACCGAATTCCTGTTCGGCGTGAATTGGGAACCGCAAATCCCGATCCGCGCCGATCAGATCGCGGCCGAGGGTGCTTTTGGCTGGTTGCCGGTGATCGTCGGCACGATGGTCGTGGGCACGGTGGCCATGGTGCTGGCAACGCCGGTCGGGCTGTTGTCGGCGATCTATCTGAATGAATTCGCGCCGCGCAAAGTGCGGTCCGTGGTCAAGCCTTTGTTGGAAATCCTCGCCGGGATCCCCACCGTGGTCTACGGCTTTTTCGCGATCCTTGTGGTGGCGCCTGCGCTGCGCAGCGGCGGGGCCGATCTGGGGCTGGATATTTCGCCCAATACCGCGCTGGCGGCGGGCGGTGTGATGGGGATCATGCTGATCCCGTTCATTTCATCCTTTGCCGATGACGCGCTGGCCGCCGTGCCGCGCAGCCTGCGCGACGGGTCCATCGCCTTGGGGGCGACGCGCGGGGAAACCATGCTCAAAGTGCTGTTCCCTGCCGCCATTCCGGGCATCGTTGGCGGCATTCTGCTGGCGATCAGCCGCGCCATCGGCGAGACGATGATCGTGGTGATGGCCGCCGGCCTGATGGCCAAGATGACGATCAACCCGCTGGATTCGGTGACCACGGTGACCGTGCAGATCGTCACCTTGCTGATCGGCGACACCGCCTTTGACAACCCCAAGACGCTGGCCGCCTTTGCGCTGGGTCTGATGTTGTTCATCCTGACATTGGGCATCAACGTGCTGGCCCTGCGTATCGTGCGCAAATACCGCGAAATCTATGATTGA
- a CDS encoding tartrate dehydrogenase produces MKHYKIAAIPADGIGPEVIAAGLQALDALARRDGGFALDVTQFDWGSERYRQTGAMMPADGTAQLRAFDAIFFGAVGAPDVPDHITLWGLRLPICQGFDQYANVRPTRILPGIVSPLANIGPGDLDWVIVRENSEGEYSGHGGRAHKGLPEEVGTEVAIFTRVGVTRIMRYAFQLAQSRPRKFLTVVTKSNAQRFGMVMWDEIAAEVAQDFPDVTWDKMLVDAMTVRMVKNPRSLDTIVATNLHADILSDLAGALAGSLGVAPTANIDPERRYPSMFEPIHGSAFDITGKGIANPVATFWTAAQMLDHLGEPAAAQRMMRAVEKVCAESVMTPDVGGTATTQEVTDAVCEAIRAENI; encoded by the coding sequence ATGAAACATTACAAGATAGCTGCCATCCCCGCCGATGGCATCGGCCCCGAAGTGATCGCCGCCGGTCTTCAGGCGCTTGACGCCTTGGCGCGGCGCGATGGCGGTTTTGCGCTGGATGTCACCCAGTTTGACTGGGGGTCAGAACGCTATCGCCAGACCGGCGCGATGATGCCTGCGGATGGGACCGCGCAGCTGCGCGCGTTTGATGCGATCTTTTTCGGCGCGGTGGGCGCGCCCGATGTGCCTGATCACATCACGCTATGGGGCCTGCGCCTGCCGATCTGCCAGGGCTTTGACCAATATGCCAATGTCCGCCCCACCCGTATCTTGCCGGGGATCGTGTCACCGCTGGCCAATATCGGGCCGGGCGATCTGGATTGGGTGATCGTGCGCGAAAATTCTGAAGGCGAATATTCCGGCCATGGCGGGCGCGCCCATAAGGGCCTGCCCGAAGAGGTCGGCACCGAAGTCGCGATCTTTACCCGTGTCGGCGTGACCCGAATCATGCGCTATGCATTCCAGCTGGCCCAATCGCGCCCGCGCAAATTTCTGACCGTGGTCACGAAATCCAATGCGCAAAGGTTTGGCATGGTCATGTGGGATGAAATCGCCGCCGAAGTCGCGCAGGATTTTCCCGATGTGACCTGGGACAAGATGCTGGTCGATGCGATGACGGTGCGGATGGTGAAAAACCCGCGCAGTCTGGACACGATCGTGGCGACCAATCTGCATGCGGATATCCTGTCCGATCTTGCCGGTGCGCTGGCCGGCAGCCTGGGGGTCGCGCCCACGGCCAATATCGACCCCGAACGCCGCTATCCGTCGATGTTCGAACCGATCCATGGCTCGGCTTTCGATATCACCGGCAAAGGCATTGCCAATCCGGTGGCGACTTTCTGGACGGCAGCGCAGATGCTGGATCACCTGGGCGAACCCGCCGCCGCCCAAAGGATGATGCGGGCGGTCGAAAAGGTCTGCGCCGAGAGCGTGATGACCCCCGATGTCGGCGGCACCGCCACAACGCAAGAGGTCACCGACGCCGTCTGCGAAGCGATCCGCGCCGAGAATATCTGA
- a CDS encoding ABC transporter permease has translation MTQSPRHRWPHWPLGRSIGAVLLVMIALFAIWGPKLVPGDPFAQSLMASLAGPDAGAPFGHDHLGRSLWHRLAAALRLSPLIALAAVATAAMAGLGLGMLAAACGGWTERALVILADALMALPGLLLVLIVLAIMPGTATGFWAGLSLVLWVEFFRLTRASARSVLASPAVQAARLLGFGWAYIFRTHLWPEMAPMMLTTAAFGTATAIMAIAALGFVSVGMTAPTPELGLMMVELLPYWREAPLALLTPVLASFALLLGLTLLAGGHRA, from the coding sequence ATGACACAGAGCCCAAGACATCGCTGGCCGCACTGGCCGCTTGGGCGCAGCATCGGGGCGGTTCTTTTGGTGATGATCGCGCTTTTCGCCATTTGGGGGCCAAAGCTGGTGCCGGGCGATCCTTTCGCGCAATCCTTGATGGCATCGCTGGCCGGGCCTGACGCGGGCGCGCCTTTCGGCCATGACCATCTGGGGCGGTCGCTCTGGCACCGGCTGGCCGCCGCCCTGCGGCTGTCGCCCTTGATCGCGCTGGCCGCAGTGGCGACGGCGGCTATGGCGGGGCTGGGGCTTGGCATGCTGGCCGCCGCCTGTGGCGGCTGGACCGAGCGCGCGCTGGTGATCCTGGCCGATGCGCTGATGGCGCTGCCGGGGCTTTTGCTGGTGCTGATCGTGCTGGCGATCATGCCGGGCACGGCGACAGGGTTCTGGGCCGGGCTATCGCTGGTTTTATGGGTGGAATTCTTCCGCCTGACCCGCGCCAGCGCCCGCAGCGTCCTGGCCAGCCCCGCGGTGCAGGCGGCGCGGCTTTTGGGATTTGGCTGGGCCTATATCTTTCGCACCCATCTCTGGCCGGAAATGGCCCCCATGATGCTGACCACCGCCGCCTTTGGCACGGCAACCGCGATCATGGCGATTGCGGCATTGGGCTTTGTCAGCGTCGGAATGACCGCGCCGACACCGGAACTGGGGCTGATGATGGTCGAATTGCTGCCCTATTGGCGCGAGGCCCCGCTGGCCTTGCTGACCCCGGTGCTGGCCAGTTTTGCGCTGCTGCTGGGCCTGACCTTGCTGGCGGGGGGGCATCGCGCATGA
- a CDS encoding ABC transporter permease: MNMLVARLVQALAVALLVGAATFAMMRSLPGDAAWRIAAGRYGYDNVTAAAADAVHAELGLGGPWLPAFAQWMGDLLRLDFGVSLVSGQPVLQEIAHQLGASLWLALAAVGLSLLIGPPLGILAGLRPGGWLDQSLLLVSTALKAVPQFLMALILILVLSVQWGWLPAAGYGTARHFILPALALGLGLAAVNARIARDAMARIAAMPFYHFARWKGLSRRQVLWRHGLRNVAVPLLTYLGLQFVLLVEGVVVIESIVGWPGIGHALVHAVFSRDVPMVQGTALVLGLGFVLVNALIDLALVRIDPRKAQ, translated from the coding sequence ATGAACATGCTGGTCGCGCGTCTGGTGCAGGCGCTGGCGGTGGCGCTGCTGGTGGGCGCGGCCACATTCGCGATGATGCGCAGCCTGCCCGGCGATGCCGCCTGGCGGATCGCTGCGGGGCGCTATGGCTATGACAATGTCACGGCCGCCGCCGCCGATGCGGTGCACGCCGAATTGGGGCTGGGCGGGCCATGGCTGCCCGCCTTCGCGCAATGGATGGGCGATCTGCTACGGCTTGATTTCGGGGTGTCGCTGGTCTCTGGCCAGCCGGTGCTGCAAGAGATCGCGCATCAATTGGGCGCATCGCTTTGGCTGGCGCTGGCGGCTGTGGGGCTGTCATTGCTGATCGGGCCGCCTTTGGGCATTCTGGCGGGGCTACGTCCGGGGGGCTGGCTGGACCAGAGCCTGCTGCTGGTCTCGACCGCGCTGAAGGCTGTGCCACAATTCCTGATGGCGCTGATCTTGATCCTTGTGCTGTCGGTGCAATGGGGCTGGCTGCCTGCGGCGGGCTATGGCACGGCGCGGCATTTCATCCTGCCCGCATTGGCGCTGGGGCTGGGGCTGGCGGCGGTCAATGCACGGATTGCGCGCGATGCGATGGCCCGTATCGCGGCGATGCCTTTCTATCATTTCGCCCGGTGGAAAGGGCTTAGCCGCCGTCAGGTGCTTTGGCGGCACGGGCTGCGCAATGTCGCGGTGCCGCTGCTGACCTATCTGGGGCTGCAATTCGTCCTGCTGGTCGAAGGCGTCGTGGTGATCGAATCCATCGTCGGCTGGCCGGGGATCGGGCATGCGCTGGTCCATGCCGTCTTTTCGCGTGATGTGCCGATGGTGCAGGGCACGGCCTTGGTGCTGGGGCTGGGCTTTGTGCTGGTCAATGCGCTGATTGATCTGGCCCTCGTGCGGATCGACCCGAGGAAAGCGCAATGA